In Xiphias gladius isolate SHS-SW01 ecotype Sanya breed wild chromosome 6, ASM1685928v1, whole genome shotgun sequence, a single genomic region encodes these proteins:
- the lrrc39 gene encoding leucine-rich repeat-containing protein 39 isoform X2 codes for MVGVAACGSVSSIKALWETRIRRTKEEQEEEEQRRRRTARGGATSRLSVGVWEDRVALARLKKKLQTEDGRLILRIEQEEWKSLPGCLVQLSQVQEWQIHRTGLQKIPHFISSFQNLLVIDLSRNGVTEIPKQIGKLTRLRELLLSYNRVHFVPEELSCCESLERLELAMNRDLDHLPDQFRNLKKLQHLDLSMNDFTCLPDCVVGLPALEWLDMGGNQLRHLPEDIHRMEKLHALWLQRNELEKLPENISRMASLDTLVLSSNRLRDIPPLMEDMSNLRFVNFRDNPLTLDVALPCRKTKAEDDEDEDDEDDREMFGRDFMHLYIQEARKRAYAVLNMHCVNQPSDDSSDRNNPSLFISSSAAAF; via the exons atggtGGGCGTGGCTGCGTGCGGCTCGGTCAGCTCCATTAAAGCTCTGTGGGAGACCAGGATCAGGAGGAcgaaggaggagcaggaggaagaggagcagaggaggaggaggacagccaGAGGCGGGGCTACCAGCAG GCTGAGTGTTGGTGTTTGGGAGGACCGGGTGGCTCTGGCTCGACTCAAAAAGAAGCTGCAGACAGAAGACGGACGACTGATCCTCCGAATTGAACAGGAGGAGTGGAAG tctttgccAGGCTGTCTGGTCCAACTAAGTCAAGTCCAGGAGTGGCAGATCCACCGGACCGGACTGCAGAAGATCCCTCACTTCATATCCAGTTTCCAAAACCTTTTGGTTATCGATCTGTCACGCAATGGGGTCACCGAGATCCCTAAACAGATCG GTAAGCTGACCCGGctcagagagctgctgctgagctACAACAGAGTACACTTCGTTCCTGAAGAGCTGAGCTGCTGTGAGAGTCTGGAGAGACTGGAGCTGGCCATGAACCGGGACTTGGACCACCTACCAGACCAG TTCAGGAACCTGAAGAAGCTGCAGCACCTGGATCTATCCATGAATGACTTCACCTGCCTGCCGGACTGCGTAGTCGGACTGCCGGCGCTCGAGTGGCTTGACATGGGAGGAAACCAACTGCGGCACTTACCTGAGGACATACACAG GATGGAGAAGCTGCACGCTCTGTGGCTGCAGAGGAACGAGCTCGAGAAACTCCCAGAAAACATCAGCAGGATGGCGAGTCTGGACACTCTGGTCCTCAGCAGCAACAGACTGAGAGACATCCCCCCTCTAATGGAAGACATGTCCAACCTCAG GTTTGTGAATTTTCGGGACAACCCTCTGACTCTGGACGTGGCGCTGCCGTGCAGGAAGACGAAGGCCGAGGATGACGAGGACGAGGACGATGAAGATGACAGGGAGATGTTTGGACGTGACTTCATGCACCTGTACATCCAGGAGGCCAGAAAGAGAGCGTACGCTGTGCTCAACATGCACTGTGTCAACC
- the dbt gene encoding lipoamide acyltransferase component of branched-chain alpha-keto acid dehydrogenase complex, mitochondrial isoform X1: protein MAAVTRGSFSVLRRLLSQQYRRRGFRLQNFRSERTLQPFASTCDRNLQMFSSRTLHTAVVSRGPIVQFKLSDIGEGIMEVTVKEWYVKEGDKVSQFDSICEVQSDKASVTITSRYDGVIRKLYYDVDATALVGKPLVDIETESSSEVIQEEDVVETPAMAREEHTHQEIKGHKTQATPAVRRLAMENNIKLSEVVGTGKDGRILKEDILNFLAKQTGAILPPTPFQEIQTPGPAPAPAAAATRPVSTPAAIKPPPTTPKPVFTGKDITEPLKGFHKAMVKTMTAALKIPHFGYCDEVDLSRLVALRAELRSVAEGRGVKLSYMPFFIKAASLSLLHFPILNAAVDEGCQNITYKASHNIGLAMDTSQGLLVPNVKNVQLLSVFEIAQELNRLQALGFAGQLGTTDLTGGTFTLSNIGSIGGTYTKPVILPPEVAIGALGKIQILPRFDAGGQVVPAHIMNVSWSADHRVIDGATMCRFSNLWREYLENPAGMVLDLK, encoded by the exons ATGGCGGCGGTGACCAGAGGCTCGTTCAGTGTGCTCAGACGGCTG CTGAGTCAGCAATACCGCCGCCGAGGTTTCCGGCTTCAGAACTTCAGGTCTGAGCGAACTCTGCAGCCGTTTGCCTCCACATGTGACAGAAACCTCCAGATGTTCAGCAGCAGGACACTGCACACCGCTGTCG TGAGTCGAGGACCAATCGTCCAGTTCAAACTGTCAGACATCGGCGAGGGGATCATGGAGGTGACAGTAAAGGAGTG GTATGTGAAGGAGGGGGACAAAGTTTCTCAGTTCGACAGTATCTGTGAGGTTCAGAGTGATAAGGCATCGGTTACCATCACCAGCCGCTACGACGGAGTCATCAGAAAACTCTACTATGACGTGGACGCCACCGCCTTAGTGGGCAAACCACTGGTCGATATTGAGACAGAGTCCAGTTCAG AAGTGATCCAGGAGGAGGACGTGGTGGAGACGCCGGCTATGGCTCGAGAAGAACACACCCACCAGGAGATCAAAGGTCACAAGACCCAGGCCACGCCAGCCGTGAGACGCCTCGCCATGGAAAACAAT ATAAAGCTCAGTGAGGTGGTGGGGACTGGGAAAGATGGACGAATCCTGAAGGAGGACATCCTGAACTTCCTGGCGAAGCAGACAGGAGCCATCTTACCTCCTACCCCATTCCAGGAGATCCAGACTCCAGGTCCGGCTCCGGCtccggctgctgctgctaccaGGCCTGTGAGCACCCCGGCAGCCATCAAACCCCCACCCACCACACCCAAACCTGTCTTCACTGGGAAGGACATCACCGAGCCCCTCAAAG gTTTCCATAAAGCGATGGTGAAGACGATGACGGCGGCTCTGAAGATTCCTCACTTTGGTTACTGCGACGAGGTCGACCTGAGCCGTCTAGTGGCTCTGAGAGCTGAACTCAGATCTGTTGCTGAAGGACGAGGGGTCAAACTGAGCTACATGCCCTTTTTCATCAAG GCCGCCTCACTCAGCCTCCTCCACTTTCCAATCCTGAACGCTGCGGTGGACGAAGGCTGCCAGAACATCACCTACAAG GCGTCTCACAACATCGGTCTGGCGATGGACACGAGTCAGGGTCTGCTGGTTCCCAACGTGAAGAACGTTCAGCTGCTCAGTGTGTTTGAGATCGCTCAGGAGTTAAACCGTCTGCAGGCACTGGGATTTGCAGGTCAACTGGGAACGACCGACCTGACCGGAGGAACCTTCACCCTGTCCAACATCGGATCA ATCGGGGGGACATACACCAAACCGGTGATTCTTCCTCCTGAGGTCGCCATTGGAGCTCTGGGAAAAATCCAG attCTGCCTCGGTTCGACGCTGGCGGTCAGGTGGTCCCAGCTCACATCATGAACGTCAGCTGGTCGGCGGATCACCGCGTCATCGACGGAGCCACCATGTGTCGCTTCTCCAACCTGTGGAGGGAGTACCTGGAGAACCCAGCCGGCATGGTGCTGGACCTCAAATAA
- the dbt gene encoding lipoamide acyltransferase component of branched-chain alpha-keto acid dehydrogenase complex, mitochondrial isoform X2 — protein sequence MFSSRTLHTAVVSRGPIVQFKLSDIGEGIMEVTVKEWYVKEGDKVSQFDSICEVQSDKASVTITSRYDGVIRKLYYDVDATALVGKPLVDIETESSSEVIQEEDVVETPAMAREEHTHQEIKGHKTQATPAVRRLAMENNIKLSEVVGTGKDGRILKEDILNFLAKQTGAILPPTPFQEIQTPGPAPAPAAAATRPVSTPAAIKPPPTTPKPVFTGKDITEPLKGFHKAMVKTMTAALKIPHFGYCDEVDLSRLVALRAELRSVAEGRGVKLSYMPFFIKAASLSLLHFPILNAAVDEGCQNITYKASHNIGLAMDTSQGLLVPNVKNVQLLSVFEIAQELNRLQALGFAGQLGTTDLTGGTFTLSNIGSIGGTYTKPVILPPEVAIGALGKIQILPRFDAGGQVVPAHIMNVSWSADHRVIDGATMCRFSNLWREYLENPAGMVLDLK from the exons ATGTTCAGCAGCAGGACACTGCACACCGCTGTCG TGAGTCGAGGACCAATCGTCCAGTTCAAACTGTCAGACATCGGCGAGGGGATCATGGAGGTGACAGTAAAGGAGTG GTATGTGAAGGAGGGGGACAAAGTTTCTCAGTTCGACAGTATCTGTGAGGTTCAGAGTGATAAGGCATCGGTTACCATCACCAGCCGCTACGACGGAGTCATCAGAAAACTCTACTATGACGTGGACGCCACCGCCTTAGTGGGCAAACCACTGGTCGATATTGAGACAGAGTCCAGTTCAG AAGTGATCCAGGAGGAGGACGTGGTGGAGACGCCGGCTATGGCTCGAGAAGAACACACCCACCAGGAGATCAAAGGTCACAAGACCCAGGCCACGCCAGCCGTGAGACGCCTCGCCATGGAAAACAAT ATAAAGCTCAGTGAGGTGGTGGGGACTGGGAAAGATGGACGAATCCTGAAGGAGGACATCCTGAACTTCCTGGCGAAGCAGACAGGAGCCATCTTACCTCCTACCCCATTCCAGGAGATCCAGACTCCAGGTCCGGCTCCGGCtccggctgctgctgctaccaGGCCTGTGAGCACCCCGGCAGCCATCAAACCCCCACCCACCACACCCAAACCTGTCTTCACTGGGAAGGACATCACCGAGCCCCTCAAAG gTTTCCATAAAGCGATGGTGAAGACGATGACGGCGGCTCTGAAGATTCCTCACTTTGGTTACTGCGACGAGGTCGACCTGAGCCGTCTAGTGGCTCTGAGAGCTGAACTCAGATCTGTTGCTGAAGGACGAGGGGTCAAACTGAGCTACATGCCCTTTTTCATCAAG GCCGCCTCACTCAGCCTCCTCCACTTTCCAATCCTGAACGCTGCGGTGGACGAAGGCTGCCAGAACATCACCTACAAG GCGTCTCACAACATCGGTCTGGCGATGGACACGAGTCAGGGTCTGCTGGTTCCCAACGTGAAGAACGTTCAGCTGCTCAGTGTGTTTGAGATCGCTCAGGAGTTAAACCGTCTGCAGGCACTGGGATTTGCAGGTCAACTGGGAACGACCGACCTGACCGGAGGAACCTTCACCCTGTCCAACATCGGATCA ATCGGGGGGACATACACCAAACCGGTGATTCTTCCTCCTGAGGTCGCCATTGGAGCTCTGGGAAAAATCCAG attCTGCCTCGGTTCGACGCTGGCGGTCAGGTGGTCCCAGCTCACATCATGAACGTCAGCTGGTCGGCGGATCACCGCGTCATCGACGGAGCCACCATGTGTCGCTTCTCCAACCTGTGGAGGGAGTACCTGGAGAACCCAGCCGGCATGGTGCTGGACCTCAAATAA